The Aquincola tertiaricarbonis genomic sequence GCGCGGTGCGGACGGCGGCCGCCGTCCGCTCAGCACCATGGTCGCCCATGGGCTTGAAGGGCGCGCATTCTTTGGGCTCCGTTCCTGTCTGCATGCGGTCTCCCTTGCTTTCCATGTCGCCGTTGAATCTTGACTCGGAAGCGTGTGCGTTAGCCACCGGGTCTGCGGCCTCATCAGGCGGCGGCAGGCTTGCCACCGTCTGCGAACCTCCCACTGCACTACCCTCACTTTAGATGCGACCCCGCGGCGTACGCTCGGTTGCCGGGAGCCTCAGCGGCGGCGCGCCACTCCCCCGGTGGCGTTTTCGTCCGGCGCCGATCACTTCTGGCCCTTTCGCGACCGTCCGTCAGAAGCTGAGTTCCGCAGCTCGTTGCCCGTCCCGGCCAACCATGACGTTGACGCGGCGCTGATGAAAGGCGCTTCGTGGACCGGCGCCGCCCTACCCTGCTTGAACGGCTGCCATTGGCAGCAGGCGTCTTGCCACGGGCGGCGCCACGCTGCTATGTGATGATAACCCGTACTATCATCAATTAAGAATTGTCGCGGTCAGCTAAAGATGCGTCATTTGCTTTAATGCCTGGGCGAGATGCCGTGTCAACGGCGGTGCTCCGATGGGCGATCCCGCAGGCCCTTCTCAATGGAACGCTGCGGCGAGAGTCGAGGAACGGCGAAGCGAGGTCTCCCCTCCATAAAGTTGGCAAGATCACGTGCGAGGTTGCGATCTAGCGAATTTTTTGACCGGACAAGCACTTGCCCGATACGCGCCCAAGCTTGACGAGCTGAGAAGTGGGAAGGAGCAATGGCGATCGGGCGTCGAATTACCTCCCGCCGCAGCCGTTGCTGGTCCCGGGCCTGTCGCTGCCATAACGCCTCATCGCGGCCTTGCACGCCGCGCGTTGCAGCAGGTGTAGCCTCCGCCTCGATGCCCCAGCCGCGCAACCTTTCCGCGAAAGTCTCTCGCCAACGCTGGAGATCGGCCTTACGGGGGTTCAGCCGGTGCCCATGGTTTGACTCTGCCCGCACGCTGAGGTGCACGTGAGGATTCGCTTGGTGGTCGTGCAGCACCATGACGTACTTGTGATCTGCCAGCTCTAAGTGTGCGAACTCGCGGGTCGCGCGCTGCACAATAGACGGGTCGGTGCCACGCGGCATGGACAGCATGATGTTGTAGGCCTCGCGCCGCGTAGTGTGTTCCTCGATCGGGCTACCACCCCAGCGCCACTCGTCCACCAGCAGGTCGAGCTCTTCCCGACCCTGCACCACGTCACCGCGTTCATCCTCGATCGGCAGCCGGCCGTGTTTGCTGATGTAGTGGAAATGCGCCGTGATGGCGCACATACCTCGGCCGCCTCCGGTGACCTTGACCATCACCTGAGGGGCGCGGCGCTGCACCAGCGCGGCGATGCGCTCGCGCAGGGCAGCGGCCCGTTGAGCAGGCGAGCCGCGCAGGCGGGGCGCTGCGTTGGGCACCCGTCGATTGCCCGGATAGAACAGCCGCTCGCCCCAGTGCAGCAAGGCGGCATCGGTGGATAGCGTCATGGCGCGC encodes the following:
- a CDS encoding relaxase/mobilization nuclease domain-containing protein, whose product is MTLSTDAALLHWGERLFYPGNRRVPNAAPRLRGSPAQRAAALRERIAALVQRRAPQVMVKVTGGGRGMCAITAHFHYISKHGRLPIEDERGDVVQGREELDLLVDEWRWGGSPIEEHTTRREAYNIMLSMPRGTDPSIVQRATREFAHLELADHKYVMVLHDHQANPHVHLSVRAESNHGHRLNPRKADLQRWRETFAERLRGWGIEAEATPAATRGVQGRDEALWQRQARDQQRLRREVIRRPIAIAPSHFSARQAWARIGQVLVRSKNSLDRNLARDLANFMEGRPRFAVPRLSPQRSIEKGLRDRPSEHRR